The Streptomyces sp. A2-16 sequence GTACGCCACGACCCCCACCAGGGGCGACACCGCCGCCAGCCAGTACGGGACGCCCGTGTCGTGGCCGTGGCCGGTCAGGACCGCGGCCGGGAAGTAGGCGACGAAGGCGAGGGGGAGGCCGTAGGTCAGGAGGCCGCCGACCGCCTTCGGGAGGACGTTCAGGGGGTAGCTGCCGAAGGTGCCGAGGAGCTCCTCCAGCCAGCGGCTCCAGTAGTCCGCGGCCGGGTAGCGCAGCGCCGCGCAGGTGACCGCCGTGAAGAGGGCCGCCTCCAAGAACATGCCGCCGATGATCGCCGCGATCAGGTAGGAGACGCGGCCCGCTGTCCAGTCCAGCTCGCTGCGGCTGAGGGCGCCGACCATCAGGCCCACCGCGACCGTCAGGTCACCGATCGCGTTGGTGGGGAAGAACTCCAGCTGTAGCTGTCGGTGCACCGGCATCGGGCGGGTCAGGTAGATGCCGATCCTGCCCTCCTGGATCTGCCGGCCGGAGCCGTGCACCCGGCCCAGGAAGAGCACGAACAGCCCGTGCGCGAGCATCCGTGTCGCCGGGATCAGCAGAACCTCCGAGCTGTCCCAGC is a genomic window containing:
- a CDS encoding ABC-2 family transporter protein, which encodes MNGMRIAWRVTRLNFRAQLEYRTEFLLMIAIGAIWQVSVIVFATVLLTRFTGMGGWDSSEVLLIPATRMLAHGLFVLFLGRVHGSGRQIQEGRIGIYLTRPMPVHRQLQLEFFPTNAIGDLTVAVGLMVGALSRSELDWTAGRVSYLIAAIIGGMFLEAALFTAVTCAALRYPAADYWSRWLEELLGTFGSYPLNVLPKAVGGLLTYGLPLAFVAYFPAAVLTGHGHDTGVPYWLAAVSPLVGVVAYLASRMLWRWSLRHYAGING